From one Pseudoliparis swirei isolate HS2019 ecotype Mariana Trench chromosome 5, NWPU_hadal_v1, whole genome shotgun sequence genomic stretch:
- the kif1aa gene encoding kinesin-like protein KIF1A isoform X2, giving the protein MAGASVKVAVRVRPFNSREIGKDSKCIIQMSGNTTTIVNPKQAKDTKSFNFDYSYWSHTSPEDINYATQLEVYKDIGEEMLLHAFEGYNVCIFAYGQTGSGKSYTMMGKQDVKDQQGIIPLLCEDLFTKFNDNAGNSMSYSVEVSYMEIYCERVRDLLNPKNKGNLRVREHPLMGPYVEDLSKLAVTSYNDIQDLMDSGNKARTVAATNMNETSSRSHAVFNIIFTQKRHNADTENTSEKVSKISLVDLAGSERADSTGATGTRLKEGANINKSLTTLGKVISALAEVDSGLNKNKKKKKVENHIPYRDSVLTWLLRENLGGNSRTTMVAALSPADINYEETLSTLRYADRAKQIRCNAVINEDPSNRLVRELKEEVSRLKDLLCAQGLGDIIDMTNTMTGMSPSPSLSALTSRAGSIASLHDRIRFSPGSEEAIERLKETEKIIAELNETWEEKLRRTEAIRMEREALLAEMGVAIREDGGTVGVFSPKKTPHLVNLNEDPLMSECLLYYIKDGMTRVGRVDASSRQDIVLSGHFIKDEHCTFTSSTGPTREIVVLEPCEGAETYVNGKRMTEPTVLKSGNRIILGKSHVFRFNHPVQARAERERTPCAETPVEPVDWAFAQRELLDKQGIDMKQEMEQRLQELEDQYRKEREEANNLLEQQRLDYESKLEALQKQVDSYYPETLEEEEEEEPEEEVQWTEREGELALWSFRKWRCYQFTSLRDLLWGNAIFLKEANAISVELKKKVQFQFVLLTDTLYSPLPPDLLPPEATNDREKRQFPRTIVAVEVQDQKNGATHYWTLQKLRQRLDLMREMYDRAADVPNNTAEDGENVMTGRDPFYDRFPWFRLVGRNPVFNTCMSKRMSDPTPSATLSNSEITELADPQREGRGEELEDLDDDIFLDDPCSELGGEEEEEEDDDDDDDDDEGELCRGSGEGQDPFYDRSPLFSVVGRAFVYLSNLLYPVSLVHRVAIVSERGEVKGFLRVAVQAISADEEAPDYGSGVRQSGTAKISFEDQQYEMFQSETCSVGLSRTGVSQEELRFVEGEGQNAEVGPSADEVNNNTSGVDELESPQKSQDGLLETTLEHLRIGDVFTFRVTVLQASSISAEYADIFCQFNFIHRHDEAFSTEPLKNTGRGPPLGFYHVQNIAVEVTKSFVDYIKTQPIVFEVFGHYQKQPFLPLCKDVISPLRPCRRQFPRVMPLSKPVPATKLTAMTRPQAGPCHCKYDLMVFFEICELEANGDYIPTVVDHRGGMPCHGTFLLHQGLQRRITVTIVHESGGDMEWKDIRELVVGRLRNTPEADETIIDPNILSLNILSASYVRPMRDDRQFLDSDMPRTFYRFEAAWDSSMHNSLLLNRVTPYGEKIYMTLSAYLEMENCTQPAIITKDICMVFYSRDTKLSATRSIRNLFGTGSLRAADGNRVTGVYEVSLCNLADAGSPGMQRRRRRVLDTSVAYVRGEENLAGWRPRSDSLILDHQWELEKLSLLQDVEKTKHYLLLREKLESTMLMGQEALQSCITEELSESHQPPEVEQEVSSSSEITTERQRELAAKCLRLLTHSFNREYSHVCISASESKISEMSVTMLRDSVSISALNTITPSSTCPSLVEGCYGDAELRPPMPRSRAVSPSPDAQQDPEAKKSINGASETKPRIRRFFPDIQEIRVSPIVSKKGYLHFLEPHTNGWVKRYVVVRRPYVYIYNAERDSVERAILNLSSAQVEYSEDQQAMLKTPYTFAICTEHRGILLQATNDKEMHDWLYAFNPLLAGTIRSKLSRRRAGQMRM; this is encoded by the exons CCATCGTCAACCCCAAGCAGGCCAAAGACACCAAGAGCTTCAACTTTGATTACTCCTACTGGTCCCACACCTCG CCAGAGGACATCAATTATGCCACTCAGCTGGAAGTGTACAAAGACATCGGAGAGGAAATGTTGCTGCACGCCTTCGAGGGATACAACGTCTGCATCTTTGCTTATGGCCAGACGGGCTCTGGCAAGTCCTACACCATGATGGGGAAACAGGATGTCAAGGACCAACAAGGGATCATTCCTCTG CTGTGTGAAGATCTTTTCACTAAGTTCAATGACAATGCAGGCAACAGCATGTCTTATTCTGTGGAG GTAAGCTACATGGAGATCTACTGTGAACGTGTGCGGGATTTACTGAACCCCAAGAACAAAGGGAACCTGCGCGTTCGAGAACATCCTCTGATGGGACCTTATGTGGAGGACCTGTCTAAGCTGGCTGTCACCTCCTACAACGACATCCAAGACCTGATGGACTCTGGCAACAAGGCCAG GACGGTGGCCGCCACCAACATGAATGAGACGAGCAGCCGCTCGCACGCCGTCTTCAACATCATATTCACTCAGAAACGCCACAATGCCGATACTGAAAACACCTCTGAAAAG GTCAGCAAGATAAGTTTGGTGGATTTGGCTGGCAGCGAGAGAGCAGACTCTACTGGAGCCACAGGAACCAGGCTTAAG GAAGGAGCAAATATCAACAAATCTCTAACTACACTGGGGAAAGTCATCTCTGCTCTGGCAGAAGTG GACTCTGGGTTGAATAAG aataaaaagaagaagaaggtggaaaACCATATCCCCTACAGAGATTCGGTTTTGACCTGGTTACTGAGAGAAAATTTGG GCGGGAACTCTCGTACTACGATGGTCGCTGCCCTGAGTCCAGCTGACATCAACTACGAGGAGACCCTCAGCACACTCAG ATACGCAGACCGCGCCAAACAGATCCGCTGCAACGCCGTGATCAACGAGGATCCCAGCAACCGGTTGGTGCGTgagctgaaggaggaggtgTCTCGTCTGAAAGACCTCCTCTGCGCCCAGGGCCTGGGTGACATCATTGACA TGACTAATACCATGACGGGGATGagtccctctccgtctctctcagcCTTGACCAGCCGCGCCGGATCCATTGCCAGTCTTCATGACCGCATCAGGTTCAGCCCGGGCAGCGAGGAGGCCATCGAGAGGCTGAAG GAAACAGAGAAAATCATTGCTGAACTCAATGAGACTTGGGAGGAGAAACTTCGCCGAACGGAAGCCATTAGAATGGAAAG AGAGGCCTTGCTGGCAGAAATGGGTGTAGCAATTCGAGAAGATGGCGGCACAGTTGGTGTCTTCTCTCCCAAGAAG ACACCTCATCTGGTGAATCTCAACGAGGATCCTCTGATGTCTGAGTGTCTGCTCTACTACATTAAAGACGGGATGACCAG GGTCGGTCGTGTAGACGCCAGCAGTCGTCAGGATATAGTCCTCAGCGGCCACTTCATTAAAGACGAGCACTGCACCTTCACCAGTTCGACTGGGCCAACAAGAGAAA TTGTTGTCCTGGAGCCGTGTGAAGGAGCTGAGACTTATGTCAATGGAAAGAGAATGACCGAGCCCACTGTCCTCAAATCAG GAAATCGCATCATCCTGGGGAAGAGCCACGTGTTCCGGTTCAACCACCCTGTGCAGGCCCGGGCCGAGAGGGAGAGGACGCCATGTGCAGAAACCCCCGTTGAGCCTGTGGACTGGGCTTTCGCCCAGAGGGAGCTACTGGACAAACAGGGCATCGACATGAAACAGGAAATGGAGCAAAG ACTGCAGGAGTTGGAGGACCAGTATcgcaaagaaagagaggaagccaACAACCTTCTGGAGCAGCAAAGACTG GATTATGAGAGCAAGCTAGAGGCTCTTCAGAAGCAAGTGGACAGTTACTACCCAGAAACccttgaagaagaggaagaggaagagccaGAGGAGGAAG TGCAATGgacagagagggaaggagagctgGCTTTGTGGAGCTTTCGTAAGTGGCGGTGCTACCAGTTCACCTCACTCCGTGACCTGTTATGGGGCAATGCCATCTTCCTGAAGGAGGCCAATGCCATCAGCGTGGAGCTCAAAAAGAAG GTTCAGTTCCAGTTTGTgctgctcacagacacactctactCCCCGCTGCCTCCAGACTTGTTGCCCCCAGAGGCGACCAATGACAGAGAGAAGCGACAGTTCCCACGCACCATTGTGGCAGTGGAGGTGCAGGATCAGAAGAATGGAGCCACCCACTATTGGACATTACAAAAACTAAG GCAGAGGCTGGATCTCATGAGAGAGATGTACGATCGCGCTGCTGATGTGCCCAACAATACCGCTGAAGACGGGGAAAACGTGATGACCGGAAGGGACCCCTTTTATGACCGCTTCCCTTGGTTCCGTCTGGTTGGCAG AAACCCCGTTTTCAACACATGCATGAGCAAGCGCATGAGTGACCCCACCCCGTCCGCGACCCTCTCCAACTCTGAAATTACTGAGCTGGCTGACCCGCAGCGGGAGGGTCGAGGGGAGGAGTTGGAGGACCTGGACGATGATATCTTTTTGGACGACCCGTGCTCGGAGctcgggggagaggaggaggaggaggaggatgatgatgatgatgatgatgatgatgagggagAGCTCTGCCGAGGCTCCGGCGAAGGCCAGGATCCCTTTTACGACCGCTCACCATTATTCAGTGTAGTGGGAAG GGCTTTTGTTTATCTGAGTAACCTGCTGTACCCGGTTTCTCTCGTCCACCGCGTGGCCATCGTCAGCGAGAGGGGCGAAGTGAAGGGCTTCCTCCGGGTGGCGGTGCAAGCCATATCAG CCGACGAGGAAGCTCCCGACTATGGCTCGGGAGTGCGGCAGTCGGGCACTGCCAAAATCTCCTTTGAGGATCAGCAATATGAAATG TTCCAGTCCGAGACCTGCTCCGTAGGACTGTCCCGCACAGGGGTTTCACAGGAGGAGCTTCGTTTCGTGGAGGGAGAGGGGCAGAATGCAGAAGTGGGGCCCTCAGCTGATGAGGTCAACAATAACACAT CTGGTGTAGATGAGCTGGAGAGTCCGCAGAAGAGTCAGGACGGCCTGCTTGAGACAACCCTTGAGCACCTGAGGATCGGCGACGTCTTCACCTTCAGGGTGACCGTCCTGCAAGCCTCCAGCATCTCTGCAGAATATGCCGACATCTTTTGCCAGTTCAA CTTCATCCACCGCCACGATGAGGCCTTCTCCACCGAACCCCTAAAAAACACCGGCCGCGGCCCCCCTCTGGGCTTCTACCACGTGCAGAAT ATTGCTGTTGAGGTCACTAAATCCTTCGTTGACTACATCAAGACTCAGCCAATagtgtttgaggtgtttggacaCTACCAGAAACAGCCTTTTCTTCCACTCTGTAAAGACGTCATCAG TCCGCTACGTCCCTGCAGAAGACAGTTTCCACGAGTGATGCCCCTGTCCAAACCAG TACCTGCCACCAAGCTGACAGCTATGACTCGCCCTCAGGCAGGACCCTGCCACTGCAAATATGATCTCATGGTGTTCTTTGAGATATGTGAGCTGGAGGCCAATGGAGA CTACATCCCTACAGTGGTGGACCACAGAGGAGGAATGCCTTGTCATGGCACATTCCTGCTGCACCAG GGCCTCCAGAGGAGAATCACCGTCACCATTGTACACGAGTCAGGGGGTGACATGGAGTGGAAGGATATCCGTGAGCTGGTTGTGG GTCGACTCCGCAACACCCCCGAAGCTGATGAAACCATCATTGACCctaatattctctctctcaacatcttGTCTGCTAGTTACGTCAGACCCATGAGGGATGACCG ACAGTTTCTTGATTCGGACATGCCTAG GACTTTCTACCGCTTCGAGGCCGCCTGGGACAGCTCCATGCACAACTCGCTGCTACTAAACCGAGTCACTCCTTACGGGGAGAAGATCTACATGACCCTCTCGGCCTACTTGGAG ATGGAGAACTGCACCCAGCCCGCAATCATAACAAAAGATATCTGCATGGTGTTTTACTCTCGAGACACAAAGCTCTCGGCCACGCGCTCTATCCGCAACCTTTTTGGAACTGGAAGCCTGAGAGCGGCAGATGG AAACCGTGTAACTGGAGTTTATGAGGTCAGCCTGTGTAACCTGGCAGATGCAGGAAGCCCAG GTATGCAGAGGAGACGAAGGCGAGTGCTGGACACCTCCGTGGCCTACGTCCGTGGGGAGGAGAACCTGGCCGGGTGGAGGCCCCGTAGTGACAGCCTCATTCTGGACCATCAGTGGGAGCTGGAGAAACTCAGCCTCCTCCAAGAT GTGGAGAAGACCAAACATTACCTGCTCCTGAGGGAGAAGCTGGAGTCGACCATGCTTATGGGCCAGGAGGCGCTGCAGTCCTGCATCACCGAGGAGCTCAGCGAGTCTCACCAGCCCCCCGAGGTCGAGCAGGAGGTCAGCTCCAGCTCTGAAATCACCACTGAGCGACAGAGGGAGCTCGCTGCAAAG TGTTTGCGCCTGCTGACTCACTCCTTCAACCGAGAATACAGCCACGTGTGCATCAGCGCCAGTGAGAGCAAG ATTTCGGAGATGTCCGTCACAATGCTAAGAGACTCCGTTTCGATCTCCGCTCTCAACACAATCACTCCCTCGTCAACATGCCCTTCGCTGGTTGAGGGTTGCTATGGGGACGCTGAACTCAG ACCCCCGATGCCTCGCTCTCGTGCTGTCAGCCCCAGTCCTGACGCGCAGCAGGACCCAGAGGCCAAGAAGTCCATCAACGGGGCCTCTGAAACCAAACCACGCATCCGCAGATTTTTCCCTGACATCCAGGAGATTAGAGTGAG CCCCATTGTGTCAAAGAAGGGTTACTTGCATTTCTTGGAGCCACACACCAACGGGTGGGTGAAGCGCTACGTCGTCGTGCGGCGGCCGTACGTCTACATCTACAACGCGGAGAGAGACTCGGTGGAGCGGGCCATCCTCAACCTCTCCTCTGCCCAGGTGGAGTACAGTGAGGACCAGCAGGCAATGCTGAAG ACGCCGTACACATTTGCCATCTGTACCGAACATCGCGGGATATTGCTACAAGCCACTAATGACAAGGAGATGCACGACTGGCTGTATGCGTTTAATCCCCTCCTTGCTGGAACTATCAg GTCGAAGCTGTCGAGAAGACGAGCCGGACAGATGAGGATGTGA
- the kif1aa gene encoding kinesin-like protein KIF1A isoform X4, whose protein sequence is MAGASVKVAVRVRPFNSREIGKDSKCIIQMSGNTTTIVNPKQAKDTKSFNFDYSYWSHTSPEDINYATQLEVYKDIGEEMLLHAFEGYNVCIFAYGQTGSGKSYTMMGKQDVKDQQGIIPLLCEDLFTKFNDNAGNSMSYSVEVSYMEIYCERVRDLLNPKNKGNLRVREHPLMGPYVEDLSKLAVTSYNDIQDLMDSGNKARTVAATNMNETSSRSHAVFNIIFTQKRHNADTENTSEKVSKISLVDLAGSERADSTGATGTRLKEGANINKSLTTLGKVISALAEVDSGLNKNKKKKKVENHIPYRDSVLTWLLRENLGGNSRTTMVAALSPADINYEETLSTLRYADRAKQIRCNAVINEDPSNRLVRELKEEVSRLKDLLCAQGLGDIIDMTNTMTGMSPSPSLSALTSRAGSIASLHDRIRFSPGSEEAIERLKETEKIIAELNETWEEKLRRTEAIRMEREALLAEMGVAIREDGGTVGVFSPKKTPHLVNLNEDPLMSECLLYYIKDGMTRVGRVDASSRQDIVLSGHFIKDEHCTFTSSTGPTREIVVLEPCEGAETYVNGKRMTEPTVLKSGNRIILGKSHVFRFNHPVQARAERERTPCAETPVEPVDWAFAQRELLDKQGIDMKQEMEQRLQELEDQYRKEREEANNLLEQQRLDYESKLEALQKQVDSYYPETLEEEEEEEPEEEVQWTEREGELALWSFRKWRCYQFTSLRDLLWGNAIFLKEANAISVELKKKVQFQFVLLTDTLYSPLPPDLLPPEATNDREKRQFPRTIVAVEVQDQKNGATHYWTLQKLRQRLDLMREMYDRAADVPNNTAEDGENVMTGRDPFYDRFPWFRLVGRAFVYLSNLLYPVSLVHRVAIVSERGEVKGFLRVAVQAISADEEAPDYGSGVRQSGTAKISFEDQQYEMFQSETCSVGLSRTGVSQEELRFVEGEGQNAEVGPSADEVNNNTCAAGVDELESPQKSQDGLLETTLEHLRIGDVFTFRVTVLQASSISAEYADIFCQFNFIHRHDEAFSTEPLKNTGRGPPLGFYHVQNIAVEVTKSFVDYIKTQPIVFEVFGHYQKQPFLPLCKDVISPLRPCRRQFPRVMPLSKPVPATKLTAMTRPQAGPCHCKYDLMVFFEICELEANGDYIPTVVDHRGGMPCHGTFLLHQGLQRRITVTIVHESGGDMEWKDIRELVVGRLRNTPEADETIIDPNILSLNILSASYVRPMRDDRQFLDSDMPRTFYRFEAAWDSSMHNSLLLNRVTPYGEKIYMTLSAYLEMENCTQPAIITKDICMVFYSRDTKLSATRSIRNLFGTGSLRAADGNRVTGVYEVSLCNLADAGSPGMQRRRRRVLDTSVAYVRGEENLAGWRPRSDSLILDHQWELEKLSLLQDVEKTKHYLLLREKLESTMLMGQEALQSCITEELSESHQPPEVEQEVSSSSEITTERQRELAAKCLRLLTHSFNREYSHVCISASESKISEMSVTMLRDSVSISALNTITPSSTCPSLVEGCYGDAELRPPMPRSRAVSPSPDAQQDPEAKKSINGASETKPRIRRFFPDIQEIRVSPIVSKKGYLHFLEPHTNGWVKRYVVVRRPYVYIYNAERDSVERAILNLSSAQVEYSEDQQAMLKTPYTFAICTEHRGILLQATNDKEMHDWLYAFNPLLAGTIRSKLSRRRAGQMRM, encoded by the exons CCATCGTCAACCCCAAGCAGGCCAAAGACACCAAGAGCTTCAACTTTGATTACTCCTACTGGTCCCACACCTCG CCAGAGGACATCAATTATGCCACTCAGCTGGAAGTGTACAAAGACATCGGAGAGGAAATGTTGCTGCACGCCTTCGAGGGATACAACGTCTGCATCTTTGCTTATGGCCAGACGGGCTCTGGCAAGTCCTACACCATGATGGGGAAACAGGATGTCAAGGACCAACAAGGGATCATTCCTCTG CTGTGTGAAGATCTTTTCACTAAGTTCAATGACAATGCAGGCAACAGCATGTCTTATTCTGTGGAG GTAAGCTACATGGAGATCTACTGTGAACGTGTGCGGGATTTACTGAACCCCAAGAACAAAGGGAACCTGCGCGTTCGAGAACATCCTCTGATGGGACCTTATGTGGAGGACCTGTCTAAGCTGGCTGTCACCTCCTACAACGACATCCAAGACCTGATGGACTCTGGCAACAAGGCCAG GACGGTGGCCGCCACCAACATGAATGAGACGAGCAGCCGCTCGCACGCCGTCTTCAACATCATATTCACTCAGAAACGCCACAATGCCGATACTGAAAACACCTCTGAAAAG GTCAGCAAGATAAGTTTGGTGGATTTGGCTGGCAGCGAGAGAGCAGACTCTACTGGAGCCACAGGAACCAGGCTTAAG GAAGGAGCAAATATCAACAAATCTCTAACTACACTGGGGAAAGTCATCTCTGCTCTGGCAGAAGTG GACTCTGGGTTGAATAAG aataaaaagaagaagaaggtggaaaACCATATCCCCTACAGAGATTCGGTTTTGACCTGGTTACTGAGAGAAAATTTGG GCGGGAACTCTCGTACTACGATGGTCGCTGCCCTGAGTCCAGCTGACATCAACTACGAGGAGACCCTCAGCACACTCAG ATACGCAGACCGCGCCAAACAGATCCGCTGCAACGCCGTGATCAACGAGGATCCCAGCAACCGGTTGGTGCGTgagctgaaggaggaggtgTCTCGTCTGAAAGACCTCCTCTGCGCCCAGGGCCTGGGTGACATCATTGACA TGACTAATACCATGACGGGGATGagtccctctccgtctctctcagcCTTGACCAGCCGCGCCGGATCCATTGCCAGTCTTCATGACCGCATCAGGTTCAGCCCGGGCAGCGAGGAGGCCATCGAGAGGCTGAAG GAAACAGAGAAAATCATTGCTGAACTCAATGAGACTTGGGAGGAGAAACTTCGCCGAACGGAAGCCATTAGAATGGAAAG AGAGGCCTTGCTGGCAGAAATGGGTGTAGCAATTCGAGAAGATGGCGGCACAGTTGGTGTCTTCTCTCCCAAGAAG ACACCTCATCTGGTGAATCTCAACGAGGATCCTCTGATGTCTGAGTGTCTGCTCTACTACATTAAAGACGGGATGACCAG GGTCGGTCGTGTAGACGCCAGCAGTCGTCAGGATATAGTCCTCAGCGGCCACTTCATTAAAGACGAGCACTGCACCTTCACCAGTTCGACTGGGCCAACAAGAGAAA TTGTTGTCCTGGAGCCGTGTGAAGGAGCTGAGACTTATGTCAATGGAAAGAGAATGACCGAGCCCACTGTCCTCAAATCAG GAAATCGCATCATCCTGGGGAAGAGCCACGTGTTCCGGTTCAACCACCCTGTGCAGGCCCGGGCCGAGAGGGAGAGGACGCCATGTGCAGAAACCCCCGTTGAGCCTGTGGACTGGGCTTTCGCCCAGAGGGAGCTACTGGACAAACAGGGCATCGACATGAAACAGGAAATGGAGCAAAG ACTGCAGGAGTTGGAGGACCAGTATcgcaaagaaagagaggaagccaACAACCTTCTGGAGCAGCAAAGACTG GATTATGAGAGCAAGCTAGAGGCTCTTCAGAAGCAAGTGGACAGTTACTACCCAGAAACccttgaagaagaggaagaggaagagccaGAGGAGGAAG TGCAATGgacagagagggaaggagagctgGCTTTGTGGAGCTTTCGTAAGTGGCGGTGCTACCAGTTCACCTCACTCCGTGACCTGTTATGGGGCAATGCCATCTTCCTGAAGGAGGCCAATGCCATCAGCGTGGAGCTCAAAAAGAAG GTTCAGTTCCAGTTTGTgctgctcacagacacactctactCCCCGCTGCCTCCAGACTTGTTGCCCCCAGAGGCGACCAATGACAGAGAGAAGCGACAGTTCCCACGCACCATTGTGGCAGTGGAGGTGCAGGATCAGAAGAATGGAGCCACCCACTATTGGACATTACAAAAACTAAG GCAGAGGCTGGATCTCATGAGAGAGATGTACGATCGCGCTGCTGATGTGCCCAACAATACCGCTGAAGACGGGGAAAACGTGATGACCGGAAGGGACCCCTTTTATGACCGCTTCCCTTGGTTCCGTCTGGTTGGCAG GGCTTTTGTTTATCTGAGTAACCTGCTGTACCCGGTTTCTCTCGTCCACCGCGTGGCCATCGTCAGCGAGAGGGGCGAAGTGAAGGGCTTCCTCCGGGTGGCGGTGCAAGCCATATCAG CCGACGAGGAAGCTCCCGACTATGGCTCGGGAGTGCGGCAGTCGGGCACTGCCAAAATCTCCTTTGAGGATCAGCAATATGAAATG TTCCAGTCCGAGACCTGCTCCGTAGGACTGTCCCGCACAGGGGTTTCACAGGAGGAGCTTCGTTTCGTGGAGGGAGAGGGGCAGAATGCAGAAGTGGGGCCCTCAGCTGATGAGGTCAACAATAACACATGTGCGG CTGGTGTAGATGAGCTGGAGAGTCCGCAGAAGAGTCAGGACGGCCTGCTTGAGACAACCCTTGAGCACCTGAGGATCGGCGACGTCTTCACCTTCAGGGTGACCGTCCTGCAAGCCTCCAGCATCTCTGCAGAATATGCCGACATCTTTTGCCAGTTCAA CTTCATCCACCGCCACGATGAGGCCTTCTCCACCGAACCCCTAAAAAACACCGGCCGCGGCCCCCCTCTGGGCTTCTACCACGTGCAGAAT ATTGCTGTTGAGGTCACTAAATCCTTCGTTGACTACATCAAGACTCAGCCAATagtgtttgaggtgtttggacaCTACCAGAAACAGCCTTTTCTTCCACTCTGTAAAGACGTCATCAG TCCGCTACGTCCCTGCAGAAGACAGTTTCCACGAGTGATGCCCCTGTCCAAACCAG TACCTGCCACCAAGCTGACAGCTATGACTCGCCCTCAGGCAGGACCCTGCCACTGCAAATATGATCTCATGGTGTTCTTTGAGATATGTGAGCTGGAGGCCAATGGAGA CTACATCCCTACAGTGGTGGACCACAGAGGAGGAATGCCTTGTCATGGCACATTCCTGCTGCACCAG GGCCTCCAGAGGAGAATCACCGTCACCATTGTACACGAGTCAGGGGGTGACATGGAGTGGAAGGATATCCGTGAGCTGGTTGTGG GTCGACTCCGCAACACCCCCGAAGCTGATGAAACCATCATTGACCctaatattctctctctcaacatcttGTCTGCTAGTTACGTCAGACCCATGAGGGATGACCG ACAGTTTCTTGATTCGGACATGCCTAG GACTTTCTACCGCTTCGAGGCCGCCTGGGACAGCTCCATGCACAACTCGCTGCTACTAAACCGAGTCACTCCTTACGGGGAGAAGATCTACATGACCCTCTCGGCCTACTTGGAG ATGGAGAACTGCACCCAGCCCGCAATCATAACAAAAGATATCTGCATGGTGTTTTACTCTCGAGACACAAAGCTCTCGGCCACGCGCTCTATCCGCAACCTTTTTGGAACTGGAAGCCTGAGAGCGGCAGATGG AAACCGTGTAACTGGAGTTTATGAGGTCAGCCTGTGTAACCTGGCAGATGCAGGAAGCCCAG GTATGCAGAGGAGACGAAGGCGAGTGCTGGACACCTCCGTGGCCTACGTCCGTGGGGAGGAGAACCTGGCCGGGTGGAGGCCCCGTAGTGACAGCCTCATTCTGGACCATCAGTGGGAGCTGGAGAAACTCAGCCTCCTCCAAGAT GTGGAGAAGACCAAACATTACCTGCTCCTGAGGGAGAAGCTGGAGTCGACCATGCTTATGGGCCAGGAGGCGCTGCAGTCCTGCATCACCGAGGAGCTCAGCGAGTCTCACCAGCCCCCCGAGGTCGAGCAGGAGGTCAGCTCCAGCTCTGAAATCACCACTGAGCGACAGAGGGAGCTCGCTGCAAAG TGTTTGCGCCTGCTGACTCACTCCTTCAACCGAGAATACAGCCACGTGTGCATCAGCGCCAGTGAGAGCAAG ATTTCGGAGATGTCCGTCACAATGCTAAGAGACTCCGTTTCGATCTCCGCTCTCAACACAATCACTCCCTCGTCAACATGCCCTTCGCTGGTTGAGGGTTGCTATGGGGACGCTGAACTCAG ACCCCCGATGCCTCGCTCTCGTGCTGTCAGCCCCAGTCCTGACGCGCAGCAGGACCCAGAGGCCAAGAAGTCCATCAACGGGGCCTCTGAAACCAAACCACGCATCCGCAGATTTTTCCCTGACATCCAGGAGATTAGAGTGAG CCCCATTGTGTCAAAGAAGGGTTACTTGCATTTCTTGGAGCCACACACCAACGGGTGGGTGAAGCGCTACGTCGTCGTGCGGCGGCCGTACGTCTACATCTACAACGCGGAGAGAGACTCGGTGGAGCGGGCCATCCTCAACCTCTCCTCTGCCCAGGTGGAGTACAGTGAGGACCAGCAGGCAATGCTGAAG ACGCCGTACACATTTGCCATCTGTACCGAACATCGCGGGATATTGCTACAAGCCACTAATGACAAGGAGATGCACGACTGGCTGTATGCGTTTAATCCCCTCCTTGCTGGAACTATCAg GTCGAAGCTGTCGAGAAGACGAGCCGGACAGATGAGGATGTGA